The Syntrophorhabdales bacterium genome segment CTGCGTAATCGATCCGGCAGGTCAGGATCTCGCCGGGTGTTACTGTGTCCACAGGCTTCACAGAATGCTTCATCAGAATCTTTTCAACTGCTGTGTATCCCATATTCGTCTCCTATTTAGTGAATAGTGAGCAGTAAGCAGTGAGCAGTAACACAACATCTTCTGACTGCTTGCTACTCGTTGGCTTTCCTTGTCTCGTCCTTTCTCGTAAGTACTCGGCTTCTGCTTTCTCTGTCCTCTCGCTCTTAGCTGCTTACTGCTCACTGCTTACTGCTCACAGCTTACGGTTCACCGTTCCTAGCTAGTGTTTCAGAAACACCAAACTGATCCAAGGAATATAGGTAATGACAAACATGCCTACGAGGAGCAGGAGGAAGAAGGGCAGCACGCCTTTGACCACCTCGTTGAGCGGCTCCTTGCAGACCGCACTCATGACATAAAGATGCATGCCGATGGGGGGCATGAGAAACGCAAGCTCCATGTTGATCGTCATCAGGATCCCGAAGTGGATGCCGCTGATTCCCAGCTTCTGCAGAATGGGATAGACGATTGGCACCACAATCAGAATTTTCGTCGCAGGCGTCAAAAACATTCCCATGATGAAAATGGAGATGTTCATGATCGCCAGGAACATCCAGGGGCGAAGATCGTAAGCCGCTATGACCTCCAGCAGACGATTGGAGAGCTGCTCCATGGTTACCAGGAAGCCGAATAGCGTTGCGCACATGAGTATGAAATAGATCATCGAAGTGAGCACGACCGAATCATTGAGTATTGCGACGACCTCTTTGAATCCGATGTTGCGGTAGATAAAAATACAGACCACCGCAGCATAGAACACTGAAACGACAGATGCTTCCGTGACCGTGAAAATACCACTGTAAATACCGCCCATGATGAGAATGGGCATGAGGAGCGCCCATATGGCACTCTTGAATTTCGTACCCACTTCCTTCCACGAAAATTTATCCTCGGGCGCGGGCTGCCCAAATTTATTACGCCTGCACATGAACCAGACCTGGACACACATGGCTGCGGCCAGTAAAAATCCGGGAAGGAATCCCGCGATATACAGGTCTGAGATCGAATCACCCGAGACCGTGCCATAGATGATCAGAATCGTTGAAGGAGGTATCAGGATATCGAGCGTACCACCGGCGCCGATCAGGCCCATGCAGAATCTTTTGGGATAACCTTTTTCCATCATCCATGGAATCGCGATAAGGCCGAGGGTCGCGGCGAGAGCAGCGCTCACACCTGAAATGGCCGAGAAAATAACAGCAGCGAACATGACAGCAATGGCAAGACCGCCGTCCAGCCGTTTGAGAAAGGAGTAGCCCAGTTCCAGTAGCGGCTTTGCGAGTCCCCCCTTCATCATCAAGTTGCCGGCAACGATGAAGTAAGGTATGGCGATTAACGTGAATTTATTCATTGCCCAGAACATTTTGGGCGCGATGCCGTCCATCTTTATCAGGTTGAAGGCCATTAGACAAGCAAGAGAGGCGATCCCCAGGCTGAAGGCTACGGGCATGCCGAGGAACAGCATGATGATCAGAAGCATGACCATCGCAAGAGTGACATCGATGTCCAGCTTGAGCACATAAAGGAGGATGAGAGAGAGTGCGATGAGTCCATAAATAACGGGATCGCGCCAGAGGCCTTGATACGTCCTCAGTTTGCCATAGAGCATGATCAGCCGTTCAATCATGCGGATCGTAAGCAGCGCACCTCCCAGGGGCATGATCAGGTACGGCAGATACATCGGAAACTTGAGATAGCTCTCCGATGTAATCTGTGTTTGATAAGCCTTCTGGATGAGCATGCAGCCGCCATAGGTAACGACCGCCAAGAATCCGATGGCGAGAATACCGTGATAGAAATGGAGAATATTCTGGCGTTTCTCGGAGATTCTCTGAATGAAGAGATCGACGCGCACGTGTTCATCTTTCTTCATAAGAGAGCTCGCGCCGAAGAAAACCGCCCACACGACCATATAGACCGATATCTCGTCCGACCAATCAAGAGACCAATGGAAGATGTAGCGCGCTGCGACGCTATAGAATGACAGACAGAGGGCAAGCATGATGAGCCCTCCGGCTATCCACTTCTCTATGTAATCCCAGCGAGCCATGAAACGGCCGCCTTTGCCCAGCGGCGCATCCAGGCTCTCACCTATGGTTGCATCTTCACCACCCATTTGACCACCCCTACCGCTTTGTCTTTGTCATTTTTTCAACTTCCTGCTGAGCCTCTTTCACGATCTCAGGCCCGATCTCATTGCTGAATTCCGTATAGACCACCTGGAGAGCTTTCTTCCATGGCGCTTGCTCTGCGGCAGTCAATGTCACCACCTGCACTCCTTTGCCGGCAATCTGCTCGAATATGCTCTTGTCTTCCCGCTCGATCTCCGTCCGCTGTTCCTTCACCAGCCTGTCTATGGCTTTCTGCAACCCTGTACGAATATCACCGGGGAGCTGCCCCCACCATTGGCCGTTTGCGATCAGGTAGACGAACGTCGCATTCATGTTGCCCGGGTTTGTTGCATACTTTTGAATATCGTAG includes the following:
- a CDS encoding TRAP transporter large permease subunit, with the translated sequence MGGEDATIGESLDAPLGKGGRFMARWDYIEKWIAGGLIMLALCLSFYSVAARYIFHWSLDWSDEISVYMVVWAVFFGASSLMKKDEHVRVDLFIQRISEKRQNILHFYHGILAIGFLAVVTYGGCMLIQKAYQTQITSESYLKFPMYLPYLIMPLGGALLTIRMIERLIMLYGKLRTYQGLWRDPVIYGLIALSLILLYVLKLDIDVTLAMVMLLIIMLFLGMPVAFSLGIASLACLMAFNLIKMDGIAPKMFWAMNKFTLIAIPYFIVAGNLMMKGGLAKPLLELGYSFLKRLDGGLAIAVMFAAVIFSAISGVSAALAATLGLIAIPWMMEKGYPKRFCMGLIGAGGTLDILIPPSTILIIYGTVSGDSISDLYIAGFLPGFLLAAAMCVQVWFMCRRNKFGQPAPEDKFSWKEVGTKFKSAIWALLMPILIMGGIYSGIFTVTEASVVSVFYAAVVCIFIYRNIGFKEVVAILNDSVVLTSMIYFILMCATLFGFLVTMEQLSNRLLEVIAAYDLRPWMFLAIMNISIFIMGMFLTPATKILIVVPIVYPILQKLGISGIHFGILMTINMELAFLMPPIGMHLYVMSAVCKEPLNEVVKGVLPFFLLLLVGMFVITYIPWISLVFLKH